Proteins co-encoded in one Bubalus bubalis isolate 160015118507 breed Murrah chromosome 7, NDDB_SH_1, whole genome shotgun sequence genomic window:
- the LOC102391842 gene encoding 40S ribosomal protein S24, whose product MNDTVTIRTRKFMTNRLLQRKQMVIDVLHPGKATVPKTEIREKLAKMYKTTPDVIFVFGFRTHFGGGKTTGFGMIYDSLDYAKKNEPKHRLARHGLYEKKKTSRKQRKERKNRMKKVRGTAKANVGAGKKKE is encoded by the coding sequence ATGAACGACACAGTAACTATCCGGACAAGGAAGTTCATGACCAACCGACTGCTTCAGCGGAAACAAATGGTCATCGATGTTCTTCACCCTGGAAAGGCAACAGTACCTAAAACAGAAATTCGGGAAAAACTGGCCAAAATGTACAAGACCACACCAGATGTCATCTTTGTATTTGGGTTCAGAACGCATTTTGGTGGTGGCAAGACAACTGGCTTTGGCATGATTTACGATTCCTTGGATTACGCGAAGAAGAATGAGCCCAAACACAGGCTTGCGAGGCATGGCCTatatgagaagaaaaagacctcACGAAAACAGCGGAAGGAACGCAAGAACAGAATGAAGAAAGTCAGGGGGACTGCAAAGGCCAACGTTGGTGCTGGCAAAAAGAAGGAGTAA